In Musa acuminata AAA Group cultivar baxijiao chromosome BXJ3-9, Cavendish_Baxijiao_AAA, whole genome shotgun sequence, a single genomic region encodes these proteins:
- the LOC135650148 gene encoding F-box protein GID2-like: MKRRSIDGKEEKKNKRPRSAEVAAPEEAVSAAELGEDLLLEVLKRADARTLGRAACVSRGWRRLAEDERLWEAVCTRDWVKVPCGKQQLRAVVLALGGFRRLHSLYILPFLAPSAALPSPMTGRPHPQQRWGKDEVQLSLSLLSIGFFEKMIPNNNRGGRGGA; encoded by the coding sequence ATGAAGAGGCGTTCGATCGAcggaaaggaggagaagaagaacaagaggcCGAGATCCGCCGAGGTGGCGGCTCCGGAGGAGGCGGTGTCCGCGGCGGAGCTCGGGGAGGACCTGCTGCTCGAGGTGCTGAAAAGGGCGGACGCGCGGACGCTGGGGAGGGCGGCGTGCGTGAGCCGAGGGTGGCGGAGGCTGGCGGAGGACGAGCGCCTCTGGGAGGCGGTGTGCACCCGAGACTGGGTCAAGGTCCCGTGCGGCAAGCAGCAGCTCCGCGCGGTGGTGCTCGCCCTAGGCGGATTCCGCCGCCTCCACTCCCTCTACATCCTCCCGTTCCTCGCCCCCTCGGCCGCCCTTCCCTCGCCCATGACGGGGCGGCCTCACCCCCAGCAACGGTGGGGCAAGGACGAGGTGCAGCTCTCGCTCTCCCTCCTCTCCATCGGCTTCTTCGAGAAGATGATCCCTAACAACAACCGCGGCGGCCGCGGCGGCGCGTGA